A region of the Cryptococcus deuterogattii R265 chromosome 1, complete sequence genome:
CGTACTAGTGATTTCCTACCCGCATTACCTCAGACAGGCAAGGGAGTTCGTCTCCTACGACGTTGGAATggatatcatcatcctgcAGCTTTCATTCCATTTCAAATCCGGTCGTCTCTGAGGTTATAGATTATGGTAGTGTCCCAAGGTCTTGTTAGAGAGGTTTTGTGGGAGCAGAAAGATGTTTCTCAAAGGAATGACGATATGGGGTTGAAAGCCTTACCATGGGGGTTTCGACTGcttgggagagggaagaaacGAGGTCTTGAAGGTCGAAGACAGCAGAGATCAGTGAAGAGGATGCCCTTTGAACATACATGTAGaatttccatcctttcctctttagTTTTTGCACAGATAGAACCGTTTATTACAGAACATTCACCAGTCATCTTCCGCCCGTCGTTGTCGTCCATTTTTCTGACTCTGCTGTTGACCGCTGGGTCATCGCATTACGTCATCATTTTCGACAGCCTGTTTCTGAGAATTGAACAATAATCATTCATTCGCCCGCCTGCCGACCAATCCATTTTCATGTACGATTTACTCTCGTTTCGCATTGACGTACTTGCGTCATACGGTCGCGAGGTCATTCACAACAGTAACTCTCAAAAATGGATACTCCAGGCGCCGGCCCTTCTCGTCAATCCAGCTCTAACCCCGTTGCAAACAACAAACTTGATCCCAACGTGAAGCCTGGCACTGTATTTCTCACCTCTGATCTTCTCGTATGTCCCTATATATTTTGCTAATTATACTGGAGGTCTAAGCTAACTTGGATTGGATGTCACTTGCCAAAACCATAGTCCTCTTTCCAACCAGCAAAACGCTTCAAAGATGCCGTCTTGGAACCTACTTCCACACCGTCTGGGCCCAAGACGCATAGTGTCACAACTCTTACTTTTGATGATACAGGAGATAGGTTTATCAGTGCGGGGGATGATAACCAGTTTATCCTATGGGATGCGAGGAAGGGCAAGTGAGTCCTGCATTCAGATTTTGTTTTGCAAAGTGGATGGGGCAAAAAAGCTGAGAGAGGGAACAGGAAAATTAAGTCGTTCTATTCAAAAAAGTACGGTATCGACCATGTCCGATCAACTCATAAAACCGGCACTATTCTTCACGCTTCTACACAGGGAGGAGATCACGCAGTGCGATACCACTCGACACATGATAATGCGTATCTTGCGTACTTCAAAGGCCATACTGCGCGTGTACGTTCAATCGATATGTCGCCTGCGGATGACTCATTCGTGACTGCCGGAGATGATGGGACGGTGCGGCTATGGGATCTGAGAGCGAATGCGTGTAAAGGGTTGGTGAATGATGTTGGAGGCTCGGCGATAGCTGCGATGGATAATACGGGAGTCGTATTTGCTGTGGCGTGCTCGGATACACAAACGATCATGATGTATGCCACGAAGACTGCAGATGTGGTGAGTTTTCAGATGATGGTTTGTCAAAAGAGTAAGTTGAGACAATTATTAGCACCCATTCATTCACCAAGGTCTTGTCGATATTGCTCTGGAAGATATATCAACGCCTCCTCCCAAACCCATCTTCACATCGTTGCACTTTTCGAACAACGGCCAGTATCTCCTCGTCGGCACATCTTCTGACGTGCATTACGTTCTCGATGCAATCTACCTTACTCCTCTCCGACGCCTCGTTGGTCATTCAGGCTTGGAACGCGATGCACAGGGTAATAAGGGTGTCGAGCCCCGACGAGGGATCAGCGGTGAAGAGCTTTGCTGGACAGCCGACTCCAACTGGGTAATATCCGGGTCTGCGAACGGAGAAGTAGTCGCGTGGGATCTCCGTCCTGAACCGGGGCAGAGCCAGTTGACGCGTTCGGATGTCGCTGGCGGGAATTGGCATTCAGCGAACCCGCCAGATTGGACGACTTTGAGGATACCGGATTTGAAGCCGACGGTAGTGCTGCATGGGGATGGGGCAGGGTCTGGACCCACTAGGGCGGTTAAGTTTAACCCAAGGTATAATTTGATGGCGGTCGGTGGACATGACCTGGTAAGTCTTTCTACTCTCCTGCTTAAAGCGACAGCTGACGAGTGGAAAGACATTGTGGATGCCAATaaaggacgaagaggcgAGATTGGCTGCCGAGGGATGGTAGATGCTAGATTATACATTTGATTTTAAATTCATGTACTGTTTTCTATTATTTTGTCATCTACTGCACAACTGAAAGCTCGCGACGCGTTTATATTTTAGATGTGGTGTGCGGTGCCTGAGAACGCCGATTCCGCAAGATGAACTATTGACAACCATTCTCGTTTGAATCATCAACAATATTTTCATTTGATTCCTAACTTCAACTGTTCACAGTAAAGTTTCAACTCAACCACATATGCGACTTACCGCACCACGTCCCAACAACTTTATActtactcttctcccagCATGTCTCACGTTATTACTGTTCTTCTACCTCTGGACAATCTCTCATCGACCACCGATACCGGAGAAAGCAAAAATTGAGAACCGTATGTCTGTTCGCAATGTACAAAGTTTAATGTTGGCACAAACTTACTTTGGTTTAGCGCATAGATGGGGGTTTCCAGAGTGGTAT
Encoded here:
- a CDS encoding compass component swd2, yielding MDTPGAGPSRQSSSNPVANNKLDPNVKPGTVFLTSDLLSSFQPAKRFKDAVLEPTSTPSGPKTHSVTTLTFDDTGDRFISAGDDNQFILWDARKGKKIKSFYSKKYGIDHVRSTHKTGTILHASTQGGDHAVRYHSTHDNAYLAYFKGHTARVRSIDMSPADDSFVTAGDDGTVRLWDLRANACKGLVNDVGGSAIAAMDNTGVVFAVACSDTQTIMMYATKTADVHPFIHQGLVDIALEDISTPPPKPIFTSLHFSNNGQYLLVGTSSDVHYVLDAIYLTPLRRLVGHSGLERDAQGNKGVEPRRGISGEELCWTADSNWVISGSANGEVVAWDLRPEPGQSQLTRSDVAGGNWHSANPPDWTTLRIPDLKPTVVLHGDGAGSGPTRAVKFNPRYNLMAVGGHDLTLWMPIKDEEARLAAEGW